Proteins from one Ricinus communis isolate WT05 ecotype wild-type chromosome 9, ASM1957865v1, whole genome shotgun sequence genomic window:
- the LOC8288702 gene encoding G-type lectin S-receptor-like serine/threonine-protein kinase At4g27290 isoform X1 codes for MRAFGFSIGSFRFFFILLAITCSALDTISPNQPLSDGGSLVSANGNYELGFLSLTDPRRRYLGLWYRKISPRTIVWVANRETSLSNTTATLNITSQGNLVLLNSTNDLVWLSNTSRIAKNPVAQLLDTGNIVIREANDSKNYLWQSFDHPGDTVLPGMKVGINLVTGHETFQSSWKSIDDPALGQFSFHLDTRGYPQLLLKKEDRVVYRAGSWNGLRLTGTPILRLDPVFTYEFEINAKEIYFKFDVLNLSIFSRYALSPTGLVQRLSWDDRAQDWVTIATAQTDQCENYAFCGANASCEINNSPICVCLDGFTPKTPTDWNMQVWSDGCVRRTPLDCSKDGFVKRTGVKLPDTSSSWYDKTIDLKECERLCLRNCSCSAYSNLDIRNGGSGCLIWFNDLIDIRGVPAGGEDLHIRVASSELPKTKKKEGSFGKVKAGLIAGTAVIVIISMIVGFYMWRRNFRKQGITEGSHIQEYESKDAKEGMELPVFDLSTIIKATDDFASYNKLGEGGFGIVYKGTLADGQEIAVKRLSESSGQGSTEFKNEVILISKLQHRNLVKLLGCCIQNDEKMLIYEYMPNKSLDFFIFDPTKRKLLDWDQRVHIIGGIAKGLLYLHHDSRLRIIHRDLKASNVLLDKDMNPKISDFGMARMFGGDQTEANTKKVAGTYGYMSPEYAVDGLFSMKSDVFSFGVLVLEIVNGKKNRGFFHPDHNHNLLGHAWKLWIEEKALELVDKTLDSYALPEILRCIHVGLLCVQQRPEDRPNMASVIVMLSSECSLPEPRQPGFFTERNMPDAGESSSSKLISANEMSATVLEPR; via the exons ATGAGAGCTTTCGGTTTTAGCATTGGTTCATTCcgcttcttcttcattttgcTAGCAATAACTTGCAGTGCACTAGACACTATTAGCCCAAACCAGCCCTTAAGTGATGGAGGGAGTCTTGTTTCAGCAAATGGAAATTATGAGCTGGGGTTTTTAAGTCTTACAGATCCGAGACGGAGATACTTGGGATTATGGTACAGGAAAATATCTCCTCGGACAATTGTATGGGTAGCCAACAGAGAAACTTCACTTTCCAATACCACAGCAACCCTGAATATCACTAGCCAAGGAAATCTTGTCCTTCTCAATAGCACAAATGATCTTGTTTGGTTATCAAATACATCAAGAATAGCAAAGAATCCAGTTGCACAGCTTTTGGATACAGGAAATATCGTTATAAGAGAAGCAAATGATAGTAAGAACTATCTGTGGCAGAGTTTTGATCATCCGGGCGATACAGTACTTCCAGGAATGAAGGTGGGAATAAACTTAGTAACAGGTCATGAGACATTTCAGTCATCTTGGAAAAGCATAGACGATCCTGCTCTAggacaattttcttttcacttgGATACTCGTGGCTATCCGCAACTTCTCCTTAAGAAAGAAGATAGAGTAGTATACAGAGCAGGGTCATGGAATGGACTACGTCTAACAGGGACTCCTATACTTAGGCTTGATCCTGTATTtacttatgaatttgagataaatgctaaggagatatatttcaaatttgatGTCCTAAacctttcaattttttcaagGTACGCTTTGAGTCCTACTGGCCTAGTGCAGCGCTTGTCATGGGATGATAGAGCTCAAGATTGGGTTACAATTGCTACAGCACAGACAGATCAGTGTGAAAATTATGCTTTCTGTGGTGCAAATGCAAGTTGTGAGATAAATAATTCTCCAATATGCGTATGCCTAGATGGGTTCACGCCGAAAACTCCCACAGATTGGAATATGCAGGTTTGGTCAGATGGTTGTGTTCGAAGGACTCCACTAGATTGTAGTAAAGATGGGTTTGTGAAGCGTACGGGGGTTAAATTGCCTGATACATCTTCTTCTTGGTATGATAAGACTATTGATCTTAAGGAATGTGAGAGATTGTGCTTGAGGAACTGCTCTTGTAGTGCATATTCAAATTTAGATATAAGAAATGGTGGAAGTGGCTGCTTGATTTGGTTCAATGATTTGATTGATATAAGAGGCGTACCTGCTGGTGGTGAAGACCTCCATATAAGGGTGGCTTCTTCAGAATTAC CTAAAACcaagaagaaagaaggatCATTCGGTAAGGTGAAAGCAGGACTCATCGCTGGCACTGCTGTTATAGTGATCATCAGCATGATAGTGGGATTTTACATGTGGAGaagaaattttagaaaacaag GAATAACAGAAGGCAGTCATATACAAGAGTATGAAAGCAAAGATGCAAAGGAAGGCATGGAGTTGCCAGTTTTTGATTTAAGTACAATAATCAAAGCAACAGATGATTTTGCAAGCTACAACAAACTTGGTGAAGGTGGTTTCGGAATTGTATATAAG GGTACATTAGCTGATGGGCAAGAAATAGCAGTGAAAAGGCTTTCAGAAAGTTCAGGACAAGGATCGACAGAGTTCAAAAATGAGGTTATCTTGATCTCTAAACTTCAGCACAGAAATCTTGTTAAACTTCTTGGCTGTTGCATTCAGAATGATGAAAAAATGTTGATCTATGAATACATGCCGAACAAGAGCTTagattttttcatttttg ATCCTacgaaaagaaaattacttgaCTGGGATCAGCGCGTGCACATTATTGGTGGAATTGCTAAAGGGCTCCTTTATCTTCATCATGATTCTAGATTAAGAATTATTCACAGAGATCTCAAAGCCAGCAATGTGTTGCTGGATAAAGACATGAACCcaaaaatttcagattttggTATGGCTAGAATGTTTGGTGGAGATCAAACTGAGGCAAATACAAAGAAAGTTGCTGGAACATA TGGTTATATGTCTCCTGAGTATGCTGTGGATGGCCTTTTCTCAATGAAATCTGACGTCTTTAGCTTCGGTGTCTTAGTCCTGGAGATAGTAAATGGGAAAAAGAACAGAGGATTCTTCCATCCAGATCACAACCATAATCTTCTTGGACAT GCATGGAAACTATGGATAGAAGAGAAGGCACTGGAACTAGTAGACAAAACGCTGGATTCTTATGCTTTACCCGAGATACTGAGATGCATTCATGTGGGTCTGTTATGCGTGCAACAGCGACCGGAAGACAGGCCAAATATGGCATCTGTGATTGTAATGTTGAGCAGTGAGTGTTCATTGCCAGAACCAAGGCAGCCAGGATTTTTCACAGAAAGGAATATGCCTGATGCAGGAGAGTCTTCATCGAGTAAGCTTATATCAGCTAATGAAATGAGTGCCACAGTGCTAGAGCCACGTTGA
- the LOC8288702 gene encoding G-type lectin S-receptor-like serine/threonine-protein kinase At4g27290 isoform X2 yields the protein MRAFGFSIGSFRFFFILLAITCSALDTISPNQPLSDGGSLVSANGNYELGFLSLTDPRRRYLGLWYRKISPRTIVWVANRETSLSNTTATLNITSQGNLVLLNSTNDLVWLSNTSRIAKNPVAQLLDTGNIVIREANDSKNYLWQSFDHPGDTVLPGMKVGINLVTGHETFQSSWKSIDDPALGQFSFHLDTRGYPQLLLKKEDRVVYRAGSWNGLRLTGTPILRLDPVFTYEFEINAKEIYFKFDVLNLSIFSRYALSPTGLVQRLSWDDRAQDWVTIATAQTDQCENYAFCGANASCEINNSPICVCLDGFTPKTPTDWNMQVWSDGCVRRTPLDCSKDGFVKRTGVKLPDTSSSWYDKTIDLKECERLCLRNCSCSAYSNLDIRNGGSGCLIWFNDLIDIRGVPAGGEDLHIRVASSELPKTKKKEGSFGKVKAGLIAGTAVIVIISMIVGFYMWRRNFRKQEGSHIQEYESKDAKEGMELPVFDLSTIIKATDDFASYNKLGEGGFGIVYKGTLADGQEIAVKRLSESSGQGSTEFKNEVILISKLQHRNLVKLLGCCIQNDEKMLIYEYMPNKSLDFFIFDPTKRKLLDWDQRVHIIGGIAKGLLYLHHDSRLRIIHRDLKASNVLLDKDMNPKISDFGMARMFGGDQTEANTKKVAGTYGYMSPEYAVDGLFSMKSDVFSFGVLVLEIVNGKKNRGFFHPDHNHNLLGHAWKLWIEEKALELVDKTLDSYALPEILRCIHVGLLCVQQRPEDRPNMASVIVMLSSECSLPEPRQPGFFTERNMPDAGESSSSKLISANEMSATVLEPR from the exons ATGAGAGCTTTCGGTTTTAGCATTGGTTCATTCcgcttcttcttcattttgcTAGCAATAACTTGCAGTGCACTAGACACTATTAGCCCAAACCAGCCCTTAAGTGATGGAGGGAGTCTTGTTTCAGCAAATGGAAATTATGAGCTGGGGTTTTTAAGTCTTACAGATCCGAGACGGAGATACTTGGGATTATGGTACAGGAAAATATCTCCTCGGACAATTGTATGGGTAGCCAACAGAGAAACTTCACTTTCCAATACCACAGCAACCCTGAATATCACTAGCCAAGGAAATCTTGTCCTTCTCAATAGCACAAATGATCTTGTTTGGTTATCAAATACATCAAGAATAGCAAAGAATCCAGTTGCACAGCTTTTGGATACAGGAAATATCGTTATAAGAGAAGCAAATGATAGTAAGAACTATCTGTGGCAGAGTTTTGATCATCCGGGCGATACAGTACTTCCAGGAATGAAGGTGGGAATAAACTTAGTAACAGGTCATGAGACATTTCAGTCATCTTGGAAAAGCATAGACGATCCTGCTCTAggacaattttcttttcacttgGATACTCGTGGCTATCCGCAACTTCTCCTTAAGAAAGAAGATAGAGTAGTATACAGAGCAGGGTCATGGAATGGACTACGTCTAACAGGGACTCCTATACTTAGGCTTGATCCTGTATTtacttatgaatttgagataaatgctaaggagatatatttcaaatttgatGTCCTAAacctttcaattttttcaagGTACGCTTTGAGTCCTACTGGCCTAGTGCAGCGCTTGTCATGGGATGATAGAGCTCAAGATTGGGTTACAATTGCTACAGCACAGACAGATCAGTGTGAAAATTATGCTTTCTGTGGTGCAAATGCAAGTTGTGAGATAAATAATTCTCCAATATGCGTATGCCTAGATGGGTTCACGCCGAAAACTCCCACAGATTGGAATATGCAGGTTTGGTCAGATGGTTGTGTTCGAAGGACTCCACTAGATTGTAGTAAAGATGGGTTTGTGAAGCGTACGGGGGTTAAATTGCCTGATACATCTTCTTCTTGGTATGATAAGACTATTGATCTTAAGGAATGTGAGAGATTGTGCTTGAGGAACTGCTCTTGTAGTGCATATTCAAATTTAGATATAAGAAATGGTGGAAGTGGCTGCTTGATTTGGTTCAATGATTTGATTGATATAAGAGGCGTACCTGCTGGTGGTGAAGACCTCCATATAAGGGTGGCTTCTTCAGAATTAC CTAAAACcaagaagaaagaaggatCATTCGGTAAGGTGAAAGCAGGACTCATCGCTGGCACTGCTGTTATAGTGATCATCAGCATGATAGTGGGATTTTACATGTGGAGaagaaattttagaaaacaag AAGGCAGTCATATACAAGAGTATGAAAGCAAAGATGCAAAGGAAGGCATGGAGTTGCCAGTTTTTGATTTAAGTACAATAATCAAAGCAACAGATGATTTTGCAAGCTACAACAAACTTGGTGAAGGTGGTTTCGGAATTGTATATAAG GGTACATTAGCTGATGGGCAAGAAATAGCAGTGAAAAGGCTTTCAGAAAGTTCAGGACAAGGATCGACAGAGTTCAAAAATGAGGTTATCTTGATCTCTAAACTTCAGCACAGAAATCTTGTTAAACTTCTTGGCTGTTGCATTCAGAATGATGAAAAAATGTTGATCTATGAATACATGCCGAACAAGAGCTTagattttttcatttttg ATCCTacgaaaagaaaattacttgaCTGGGATCAGCGCGTGCACATTATTGGTGGAATTGCTAAAGGGCTCCTTTATCTTCATCATGATTCTAGATTAAGAATTATTCACAGAGATCTCAAAGCCAGCAATGTGTTGCTGGATAAAGACATGAACCcaaaaatttcagattttggTATGGCTAGAATGTTTGGTGGAGATCAAACTGAGGCAAATACAAAGAAAGTTGCTGGAACATA TGGTTATATGTCTCCTGAGTATGCTGTGGATGGCCTTTTCTCAATGAAATCTGACGTCTTTAGCTTCGGTGTCTTAGTCCTGGAGATAGTAAATGGGAAAAAGAACAGAGGATTCTTCCATCCAGATCACAACCATAATCTTCTTGGACAT GCATGGAAACTATGGATAGAAGAGAAGGCACTGGAACTAGTAGACAAAACGCTGGATTCTTATGCTTTACCCGAGATACTGAGATGCATTCATGTGGGTCTGTTATGCGTGCAACAGCGACCGGAAGACAGGCCAAATATGGCATCTGTGATTGTAATGTTGAGCAGTGAGTGTTCATTGCCAGAACCAAGGCAGCCAGGATTTTTCACAGAAAGGAATATGCCTGATGCAGGAGAGTCTTCATCGAGTAAGCTTATATCAGCTAATGAAATGAGTGCCACAGTGCTAGAGCCACGTTGA